A window from Desulfovibrio sp. X2 encodes these proteins:
- a CDS encoding bifunctional adenosylcobinamide kinase/adenosylcobinamide-phosphate guanylyltransferase: MVTLVLGGQSSGKSDFALSLLDAAPGRRVMVATGLAADQDFRARIMAHKRGREAALPVVEARADLPAVLGGLLPDHDAVLVDALDFWLYSCMMQGEEEARLSELEQVLGAAGGKVVVLVSQEAGLCPVAGDAATRAFIRAQGTCNKRLAALADAVWLVAAGLPLQLKG; this comes from the coding sequence ATGGTCACGCTGGTGCTCGGGGGACAGTCTTCGGGCAAGTCCGACTTCGCCCTCTCGCTCCTCGACGCCGCGCCCGGCCGCCGCGTCATGGTGGCCACGGGACTGGCCGCGGACCAGGACTTCCGGGCCCGGATCATGGCCCACAAGCGCGGCCGGGAAGCCGCGCTGCCCGTGGTCGAGGCGCGCGCGGACCTGCCCGCCGTGCTCGGCGGGCTCCTGCCCGACCACGACGCCGTCCTCGTGGATGCGCTTGATTTCTGGCTGTATTCCTGCATGATGCAAGGTGAGGAAGAGGCCCGGCTCTCGGAACTGGAACAGGTTCTCGGGGCCGCGGGCGGGAAGGTGGTCGTGCTCGTCTCCCAGGAGGCAGGGCTCTGCCCCGTGGCCGGGGATGCGGCCACTCGCGCCTTCATTCGCGCCCAGGGCACCTGCAACAAGCGGCTGGCCGCGCTCGCCGACGCCGTCTGGCTGGTGGCCGCCGGTCTGCCGCTGCAACTCAAGGGTTGA
- the cbiR gene encoding cobamide remodeling phosphodiesterase CbiR yields the protein MPKTRKPSSSPSLPLSVGPTDFPFRVAAPSWVWPGTVGENCRRLGEIFDEIGILLFESKACLEYGEEDLPRTLAELSLNYHLHLPLDLPWKDGILAVSHVITSLLDKTAFLDPWGFVVHAPPHAKQLDELAFCFIHKGIKPDRVLLENTKEFNPLEFWCDIRYLGLNLCLDLGHLMLYGQERLLELPRLWPRVKLVHLCAPAPDGRHLPLTELDAEGRALVRIILSRMSPDTVVMPEVFDPEGLAASMAVLHEVLSGGG from the coding sequence ATGCCCAAGACCCGCAAACCGAGCAGCAGCCCTTCCCTGCCCCTGTCCGTGGGGCCCACTGACTTTCCTTTCCGCGTGGCCGCCCCCTCCTGGGTCTGGCCCGGCACGGTGGGAGAAAACTGCCGCCGCCTGGGCGAAATCTTCGACGAGATAGGCATCCTGCTCTTCGAGTCCAAGGCCTGCCTGGAATACGGGGAGGAGGACCTGCCCCGGACCCTGGCCGAGCTCTCCCTCAACTACCACCTGCACCTGCCGCTCGACCTGCCCTGGAAGGACGGAATCCTGGCGGTCAGCCACGTCATCACCTCCCTTCTGGACAAGACCGCCTTCCTCGACCCCTGGGGCTTCGTGGTGCACGCCCCGCCCCACGCCAAGCAGCTGGACGAGCTGGCCTTCTGCTTCATCCACAAGGGAATCAAGCCGGATCGGGTGCTGCTCGAGAACACCAAGGAGTTCAACCCCCTCGAATTCTGGTGCGACATCCGCTACCTGGGCCTGAACCTCTGCCTGGACCTCGGCCACCTGATGCTCTACGGCCAGGAGCGCCTGCTCGAACTGCCCAGGCTCTGGCCGCGCGTGAAGCTCGTGCACCTGTGCGCCCCGGCGCCGGACGGCCGCCACCTGCCGCTGACCGAGCTGGACGCCGAGGGCCGCGCGCTCGTGCGCATCATCCTCTCGCGCATGAGCCCGGACACCGTGGTCATGCCCGAGGTCTTCGACCCCGAGGGCCTGGCCGCCTCCATGGCCGTGCTGCACGAGGTCCTGAGCGGCGGGGGCTAG
- a CDS encoding UvrD-helicase domain-containing protein, whose amino-acid sequence MERFRADLHIHSRYSRATSKALTPRHLSAWALAKGLEVIGTGDFTHPKWLEEIAESCVDDGSGLLTLRSPKGLSSEIPHLDGWLPQGRTRFVLQAEISSIYKRGGRVRKVHNLVFVPSLDKARELNARLSAIGNLASDGRPILGLDSKNLLEMVLELGGMSFLVPAHIWTPWFSLFGSASGFDSMEECFGDLSSEIFALETGLSSDPDMNRLISGLDRFRLISNSDAHSGEKLGREANIFSGEMTYETIYRSLKGEGLGQGFLGTYEFFPEEGKYHLDGHRKCGVVLEPRDAMARGNICPVCGKPLTLGVLHRVMELADREAPENPQGQPAFSSLIPLSEVCGEVIGAGPGTKKSQALYTKAVSRFGSEMGVLCDVPPEDLSRVHPLLGEAVGRMRQGRVLRDPGFDGQFGVISVFSQAEKQEMRQGRFLATGLSGGLLPGAEARPAQSAQASGEKADTARSEIAPAGAAPAPGKSGADADAAPLTVFQPARPAAPAWNEAQQQAMAAGPHPVLVLAGPGTGKTQTLMGRAEALMAAGTPASEILAVTFTRRAAAEMRERLARGKEEGTALPRADTLHALAFEYWAGAYAEAPTVMDEDSARRVFAECMPELSGARLKQAFAGYMLAREQRAVDDAMRETFRPYVKKKEYWNLVDYADLLEFWLEQIESGIYVRRHRHLLVDEVQDLSALQLAVVKALAGPEGTGLFAIGDPDQSIYSFRGALPAVEADLRAAWPNLEVVRLTENYRSAPPVLTLSAALFPGRAPLRAHLSEPGEQLIFTAPDAAREAAWIGERVRALLGGSSATLDGGRGGGLSPGEIAILVRFKALAGPIRRTLERLGLPCSVPEAEAFWLEPRIAAIMATAKGFLGMTVPDEVALQTAGLAAEPTDEGAAEEPEPLSVPEKVLAKGPLGLAAYFQDLKPFDRMFWNGRPFKEFSRAFEVQGGWAGLVNWVDLQSATEQVRQKAERVQIMTLHAAKGLEFGAVFLPALEDGLLPFAGMGFLSGKASDERPDEAEERRLFYVGLTRSRGRLYLSRAQSRMLYGRELRLPASRFLEALPQELLRASVMVPKTVRQERQIQLM is encoded by the coding sequence ATGGAACGGTTCAGAGCCGATTTACACATCCACTCACGGTATTCCCGGGCCACGTCCAAGGCCCTGACCCCCCGCCACCTCTCCGCCTGGGCCCTGGCCAAGGGCCTGGAGGTCATCGGCACGGGGGACTTCACCCATCCCAAATGGCTCGAGGAGATCGCCGAGTCCTGCGTGGACGACGGCTCAGGCCTCCTGACCCTGCGCTCGCCCAAGGGGCTCTCCTCGGAGATCCCGCACCTGGACGGCTGGCTGCCCCAGGGCCGCACGCGCTTCGTGCTCCAGGCGGAGATAAGCTCCATCTACAAGCGCGGCGGACGCGTGCGCAAGGTGCACAACCTGGTCTTCGTGCCCTCCCTGGACAAGGCGCGCGAGCTGAACGCCAGGCTCTCGGCCATCGGCAACCTCGCCTCGGACGGCCGCCCCATCCTGGGGCTCGACTCCAAGAACCTTCTCGAGATGGTCCTCGAGCTCGGCGGCATGTCCTTCCTCGTGCCCGCGCACATCTGGACGCCGTGGTTCTCGCTCTTCGGCTCGGCCTCGGGCTTCGACTCCATGGAGGAGTGCTTCGGCGACCTCTCGTCGGAGATTTTCGCCCTGGAGACCGGCCTGTCCTCCGACCCGGACATGAACCGCCTCATCTCCGGGCTCGACCGCTTCCGCCTGATCTCGAACTCCGACGCCCATTCCGGCGAGAAGCTCGGCCGCGAGGCCAACATCTTTTCCGGCGAGATGACCTACGAGACCATCTACCGCTCCCTCAAGGGCGAGGGGCTGGGCCAGGGATTCCTCGGCACCTACGAGTTCTTCCCCGAGGAGGGCAAGTACCACCTGGACGGCCACCGCAAGTGCGGCGTGGTGCTGGAGCCGCGCGACGCCATGGCCCGGGGCAACATCTGCCCGGTCTGCGGCAAGCCGCTGACGCTCGGCGTGCTGCACCGCGTCATGGAGCTGGCCGACCGCGAGGCGCCCGAGAACCCGCAGGGCCAACCCGCCTTCTCCTCGCTCATCCCGCTGTCCGAGGTCTGCGGCGAGGTCATCGGCGCCGGGCCCGGCACCAAGAAATCCCAGGCCCTCTACACCAAGGCCGTCTCCCGCTTCGGCTCGGAGATGGGCGTGCTCTGCGACGTGCCGCCCGAGGACCTCTCCCGGGTCCACCCCCTGCTCGGCGAGGCCGTGGGCCGCATGCGCCAGGGCAGGGTGCTGCGCGATCCCGGCTTCGACGGCCAGTTCGGCGTCATCTCGGTCTTCTCCCAGGCCGAGAAGCAGGAGATGCGCCAGGGCCGCTTCCTGGCCACGGGCCTTTCCGGCGGCCTGCTTCCGGGCGCGGAGGCCAGGCCCGCCCAGTCCGCCCAAGCTTCGGGCGAAAAGGCCGACACGGCCCGTTCCGAAATCGCTCCGGCAGGCGCGGCTCCCGCGCCCGGGAAATCCGGCGCGGACGCGGACGCGGCCCCGCTGACAGTCTTTCAGCCCGCGCGCCCCGCCGCGCCCGCCTGGAACGAGGCGCAGCAGCAGGCCATGGCGGCCGGGCCGCACCCGGTCCTGGTGCTGGCCGGTCCCGGCACGGGCAAGACCCAGACCCTCATGGGCCGCGCCGAGGCGCTCATGGCCGCGGGCACCCCGGCCTCGGAGATCCTGGCCGTGACCTTCACCCGCCGCGCCGCGGCCGAGATGCGCGAGCGGCTCGCCCGGGGCAAGGAGGAGGGCACGGCGCTTCCGCGCGCCGACACCCTGCACGCCCTGGCCTTCGAGTACTGGGCCGGGGCCTATGCCGAGGCGCCCACGGTCATGGACGAGGACTCGGCGCGCCGCGTCTTCGCCGAGTGCATGCCCGAGCTTTCCGGCGCGCGCCTGAAGCAGGCCTTCGCCGGGTACATGCTGGCCCGCGAGCAGCGGGCGGTGGACGACGCCATGCGCGAGACCTTCCGCCCCTACGTCAAGAAGAAGGAATACTGGAACCTGGTGGACTACGCGGACCTGCTCGAATTCTGGCTGGAGCAGATAGAGTCCGGGATTTACGTACGCCGCCACCGCCACCTGCTGGTGGACGAGGTCCAGGACCTCTCGGCCCTGCAGCTGGCCGTGGTCAAGGCCCTGGCCGGGCCGGAGGGGACCGGGCTCTTCGCCATCGGCGACCCGGACCAGTCCATCTATTCCTTCCGCGGCGCCCTGCCCGCGGTGGAGGCCGACCTGCGCGCGGCCTGGCCGAACCTCGAGGTCGTGCGCCTGACCGAGAACTACCGCAGCGCGCCGCCGGTGCTCACGCTCTCCGCGGCCCTGTTCCCGGGCCGCGCGCCGCTGCGCGCCCATCTTTCCGAGCCCGGCGAGCAGCTCATCTTCACCGCGCCGGACGCGGCCCGCGAGGCCGCCTGGATCGGCGAGCGCGTGCGCGCCCTGCTTGGCGGGTCGAGCGCCACGCTCGACGGCGGCCGAGGCGGGGGCCTTTCGCCCGGGGAGATCGCGATCCTCGTGCGCTTCAAGGCCCTGGCAGGCCCCATCCGCCGCACCCTGGAACGGCTGGGACTGCCCTGCTCCGTGCCCGAGGCCGAGGCCTTCTGGCTCGAGCCGCGCATCGCGGCCATCATGGCCACGGCCAAGGGATTCCTGGGCATGACCGTGCCCGACGAGGTGGCCCTGCAGACCGCAGGGCTTGCCGCCGAGCCCACGGACGAGGGCGCGGCCGAGGAGCCGGAACCGCTTTCCGTGCCGGAGAAAGTCCTGGCCAAGGGGCCGCTCGGCCTGGCCGCCTATTTCCAGGACCTCAAGCCCTTCGACCGCATGTTCTGGAACGGCAGGCCGTTCAAGGAGTTCTCGCGGGCCTTCGAGGTCCAGGGAGGCTGGGCCGGGCTCGTCAACTGGGTGGATCTGCAGAGCGCCACGGAGCAGGTGCGCCAGAAGGCGGAGCGCGTGCAGATCATGACCCTGCACGCGGCCAAGGGGCTCGAGTTCGGCGCGGTCTTCCTGCCCGCCCTGGAGGACGGGCTCCTGCCGTTCGCGGGCATGGGCTTCCTCTCGGGCAAGGCGTCCGACGAGAGGCCGGACGAGGCCGAGGAGAGGCGGCTGTTCTACGTGGGGCTCACGCGCTCCAGGGGCAGGCTCTACCTCTCCCGGGCCCAGAGCCGGATGCTCTACGGCAGGGAGCTCAGGCTTCCGGCCTCGCGCTTCCTGGAGGCGCTGCCGCAGGAACTCCTGCGCGCCTCGGTCATGGTTCCGAAGACCGTGCGCCAGGAGCGCCAGATTCAGCTGATGTAG